CCGAAGCAATGGAGGGAGAGGGGGCTGAAGTGATCGGGGCGACCAGTTACGGGGACCTATCGCAATTCGCTCAACAGCAATCTCGCGCGTCGGCTTTCATTTTGTCGATCGACGACGAAGAAGTGATGTCGTCGGATGAAGAGGAAGGCCCCGCGATTGGAAAGCTGCGTGAGTTCATTCAAGAAATTCGCTTTAAGAACAACGACATCCCGATTTTTCTGTACGGCGAAACCAGAACGTCGGCGCACATTCCCAACGACATTTTGCGGGAATTGCACGGCTTCATTCACATGTTCGAAGACACGCCGGAATTCGTCGCCCGGCACATTTTGCGTGAAGCTCGATCGTACACCGATGGTCTGGCACCACCGTTCTTTCGAGCACTGTTGGATTACGCTCGCGACGGGTCGTATTCGTGGCACTGTCCGGGGCACTCGGGCGGCGTAGCGTTTTTGAAGAGCCCCGTCGGCCAGATGTTTCACCAATTCTTTGGCGAGAACATGTTGCGTGCTGACGTATGTAACGCCGTCGAAGAGCTCGGCCAGTTGCTAGACCACACCGGTCCGGTGGCAGCATCGGAGCGGAATGCGGCCCGCATTTTCAACGCTGACCATTGTTTCTTCGTCACCAACGGAACATCCACATCGAACAAGATGGTTTGGCACTCGACCGTCGCGTCGGGCGACATCGTGGTCGTTGACCGCAACTGCCACAAATCGATTTTGCACTCGATCATCATGACGGGTGCCGTGCCGGTATTCTTGACGCCGAAACGGAACCACTTCGGGTTGATCGGGCCGATCCCGCTTGAAGAATTCCTTCCCGAGAACATCCAGAAGAAGATCGACGCCAACCCGTTCGCCCGCGCGGTTCAAGAAGCCAATCCGGGACGGAAACCGCGAATCCTGACCATCACGCAAAGCACTTACGACGGCATCGTCTACAACGTCGAAATGCTGGAGGAGTTGCTGGACGGAAAAATTGGCACGCTGCATTTTGACGAGGCATGGTTACCGCACGCGACATTCCATGATTTTTACCGCAACATGCACGCGATCGGCCGCGACCGACCGCGATGCGAAGAATCGATGGTCTTTGCGACGCACTCGACCCACAAGCTGCTGGCGGGGATCTCGCAGGCTTCGCAAATTCTGGTCAAAGAACCAAAAAATCAGAAACTGGATCGCCATATCTTTAACGAGGCGTATCTGATGCATACGTCCACGTCGCCCCAGTACGCGATCATCGCGTCGTGCGATGTCGCCGCAGCGATGATGGAGCCACCGGGTGGCACTGCGCTGGTCGAGGAATCCATCTTGGAAGCCCTGAACTTTCGCCGGGCCATGCGAAAAGTCGATGCCGAGTGGGGCGACGATTGGTGGTTCCAAGTGTGGGGGCCCGACGAGATTCCCGAGCACGGCATCGGCGAGCAGAGCGATTGGATCTTAAAGGCCGACGACGAATGGCACGGCTTCGGGCACCTAGCCGACGGATTCAACATGCTGGACCCGATCAAGGGTACGGTCATCACACCGGGCTTGAATCTGCACGGCCAGTTCGCCGAGACCGGCATTCCTGCTTCGATTGTTACACGGTACTTGGCCGAGCACGGCGTCATCGTCGAAAAGGCGGGTCTGTACTCGTTCTTTATCATGTTCACGATCGGCATCACCAAAGGCCGCTGGAACACGCTCGTCAGCGCCCTTCAACAGTTTAAAGACGATTACGACAAGAATCTTCCGATGTGGAAAATCTTGCCGGAATTCGCGGCTAAGTTTCCCAAGTATGAATCGGTGGGCCTGAGAGACCTTTCGCACGCGATTCACGATACGTACAAGCAAAGTGATATCGCACGGGTGACCACGGAAATGTACTTGTCCGAGATCACACCCGCGATGTTGCCATACGTCGCGTACGACAAGATGACGCACCGTGAAATCGATCGTGTCGAGATCGACGACCTGCTCGGTCGCGTCACGGCGGTCCTGCTGACGCCCTACCCGCCGGGCATCCCGTTGCTGATCCCTGGCGAGTGTTTCAATCAAACGATCATCGAATACTTGCAGTTCGCAAGAAAGTTCAACGAACGCTTCCCAGGATTTGAAACTGATATCCATGGGTTGGTCACAGAAACAGTCAATGGAGTTCGCAAATACCATGTCGACTGTATTCGCACCAAACCGGACCAAGAACTCGAGCAAAACACGGCATCGGCGGTCAAGAACTTGGTTGCGACGAACTAGTACAGCGTCGCACCTAAGACGTGGGATAGGCTTCCAGTTCGGCCGCGGCCAAGTGCGCGACCCAAGACTTCAACCGCGGCCATTCGCTGCTATCTAGGCTGTTGCTGATCAGATCTTCGCGATGGATGGTGACTCCCGATCCGTCACCAAATTCGGCCGTGATCGTTTCATCCTGAAGTCGCACACGTTTGGCTTCGTTCCAAAAAACTTGCCAGTGGCTCCCCGGCAAAAAACCACACACCCCATCCTCGGTGATCCAACCACGCATCAGCATTCGATAGGGCTGCGGCGCCGCACGTGCGTATTCGCTCTGCCCGATCACACCGACGGCGATTGGGAACAGTGCGATCAAGACGATCGCGAAAATATCGACTGACCAGAAAAACAACAGCACGCAAACGGCGTAACCAAAAACTTGGAGCCCGTTGTAGTACATGATCCGCCGCCGTTCCTCGTGCGTCAGCGGAGGCTTCGTCGGAACAACGCTTTGAAACCCGACGGCTCCCTTCGGCATCGTCGCCCAATCGACGATTGCTCGGCAAGTCGAAGGTTCGACAGCCTGCGATCGGATGCGTTTGACCCAAGCAGAAACAGCTTCACGCGAATACCCGTCGATGCAGTTGTGGGGAATCGCGATCGTACATGCTTCTTCACGCGTCCAAGCTAACCGGATCCCACGCTCTCTAACCGCAACTTTCCCGAAGGCTGCCCACGAAATTTGATAGTCGGGAACTTCGGCGTGGCCGTCGCACGTCAAACCGTATGCGTCGAGATATCCGTGGATCGGCCCAACGAGCCCCGGCGATTTCTTGACCAAACGCTTGGCCCGAGATCGACTGCTCAGTAGCCAATTGACTGCGGCCAGCGCACTCGACATTGCAAGAAACATGCCCAACACGGCTAAAATTACCTGTGGATCATCGCGGCCCATCCACACGCCGGCCACGACCAAAACGGCAAAGAAGCCGATCGCCAACACGCAAACCCCTTGGAACACTCGCATGATCCACGGCACTTCGATCAGCGCAACGAGGTCTTCGAAAGTCACGTCACCGTGCAACGCGATTCGATCCAACGCGTTCGTTTCAACGCGTGAAATGTCCGCGGTCGGCGGGCGATAGGGATTGTGACTCGGTTGCATGACGGGCTCCTGATCCGCCATGATAATCGAACTCCCTCCACCAAACGTCGGACCATCATGACTTGGCAGCACTGGCTACGCGTAAAGACTCAAGACCCGACCTTTCTTTGGACCATGACGTTGTCCATTTTGGTGACAGGTGTGGCAGCGGGTTGGCTGGCTCAATTCGCACCGAAATCGAAAAACGTCGACTCGAAGTCAATTCACGATGCAATCGCGATGGGATGGGAATCTCCCGACGACCTAACATCGTGGCTACAAGCGATGGACGACGACGTTCCGTTTGACTTTCGGTTGGTCGCCATTTCGCATCTTGAACTCGACGACGATCAGTCCGCCGCGTGGAGCGCCGTTGACCTAACGTCCGGTTCAACCCAACGGGGTATCGCAAGCCAATTGTTACTCAGCATCGCTCTTGGAAAACCAACACCTCAACTCGATCAGATGGCCAATACCGCCCCGGCCACCCGTCACGCCAATCAAGCGATCGGGGCCCTTCATTTGAGTCAACGATCGTTCGGAACAGCGGGCAAGTATTTTGAACGCGAAGGTTTGTTTGAAGATGCCGAAATCGCACGGCAATTTGCATTGGACGTCTATGGGGCGGCCAATGATTCGGCTGCGATTGAGCGACTCGCGAAACTGCCGCCGTATGCGCCGCTGATCTCGCCGAGCGAGCGACTGTTAATCGCGGAATCGAATCGTGACTGGACGGAGATCTTTCGCGTGATCGTGCCCCTTACCGCAGAACGATTCAAGCAGGGCTTCGCGACATTGCTTGCGATCATCGCGGGCATCGGATGGTTCGTTTTAGCGGCGAGAATGGGTCGGGCGGGAACACGCGAGGGAGCGAGGCTTTGGTTGTGCGGACTGGCGATCGTGATGGGTGGACTCAGCATCCCCGTCACCAGCTTGGTCAACATTTGGCAAGAACTCGATTGGGGAATCACCGAAAGCAATGACTTGATCGAAGGCATCAAGTTCTACGTTTTGGGCGTCGGCTTTCGCGAAGAGTTCGCAAAACTGTTGATGCTGTTGCCGTTGATGCCAATCATCGTGCGACGGCGAAGTCCGATCGAAGCCTTGATCGTTTCCGCTTGCGTCGGTCTGGGTTTCGCGATCGTCGAAAACATGGGCTACTTTGCCCGCAGCAGCAGTACCGATTCGATGGGACGCTTTTTAACCGCCAACTTTGCACACATGTCGATGACGGGTTTGATCGGGCTGTCGTTCGCAAGGTTCTTCTGGAAAAAGCAAGACATCAGTCACGCTTTATTGACGTTTCTTTTGGTGATGCTGGCCCACGGTTTTTATGACGCAACGATCGCCGTCCCGGGGCTTCAGGACTTGAGCATCGCAGGCACGATCATTTTCATCCTTCTTGCCTACGCGTTTTTCCACGAAGTCCGATCCGAATACCAACAGACGCCGGAAACGATCAGCCTAACAGCGTCGTTTCTATTCATCGTTTCGATGCTGACCGCGATCACCTTTGTTTACGTCAGTTGGCGGATGGGATTCGCCGCAAGCGTAACCCTGCTAGCCGTCGACGTGCTCGGGCTTGGCGTGATGGTCTACATGTACTTGCGTGAAATGCCCAATTCGCTGATTCATTGAACCGACTGTCTATTTGTCTCCGTAAACAACGGCTTGCATCAAGTGAAATGTGCCTTTGCCTGACAGACCGACGCGGATGAACTTACCAATCGTCCCTTCGGGCAGGTCGATCATGACTTCACCATCCATTGAATCGGCCGACCAAACCTTGCGGTAGTCCTTGTCGTCGTCACTAACCCAAACCGTGATTCCGTCTTCGCGACCATAAAATTGCGATGACAGGCGATTACGCAACCAAAGGTGCCGGATCGGCTGAGACTTCGCCAATGCGATCGTGATGAACGGTCGCTCGGTATCGTGGTCGGAATGGAACGCGAAATCAAAGTCAGTTCGTTCGAACGGCGACAGAAACAGATGCAACTCGTTGTTGTGAGATGTTCGGGAAAAACCATCACCCAGTCGCAAACCCGCGTCTCGCGAAATCTCGACCGCGGATTGGTGCTCGCGAAGTGGCAGCGGTTTTCGATACGACGTGCTGACCCAACCATCCTTCTCGACGCCGCGGACGTCCCTTTGGCGTTTCAAGTACTCGACCAAGTCCAAAAACTCGATCGGTGCTATTGTCTTTGCCAGTCCCTCGGGCATCGAACTCGCCTTCATTTCTTTGCGAATCTCGATGTCGCCCTTCAACAAGGTTTCCTCCTTGCCGTTTGCGATTCCCAACGTGATCGATTCGTCATCCTCGCGAAGGATAAAGCCGTTGTGGGTCGTGCCGTCGTAGGTCAACAGTAACACGGTTTCGTAACCCTTCGATATTTCTTCGTTAGGCATCAGAATCGATGTCACCAACTTTTTCGCATCCATTCGCGACGCGACGTCGCTCAGGTCCGGCCCAAACTTTTTGCCTAAGTCTCCGACCATGTGACAGGCCGAACAGACTTGCTTGAAGACGCCCTCGCCCCGCCCGGCGTTGCCGCCACGAATGTCAACCAACTTCGCAATCGCCTTCTTCCGTGCTCGGGGATTGGCATCGACATTCTCGGCGATATCCAATGGCGCAGCGGCCGCGCCGCCGGGGCCGCTGGCTGTGAGGTAGCGTTTGAAGTGCAACTTGGCCTGATCCGACGACGATGCCAAGAATTCAGCGTCCTTGTTATGTTTCTCCCACCACGGTTTCGTCGCATGCAGCGTGTGTTCCAACGTGTACTCGATCCAGTAGTCCATCGGCTGGTTCGTGACGGACAAGGCTAACTCGGTCGCATCGTCTGATTCCAAAAAGCTGATCGCACGAACGGCTTCAAGTCGCACTCGCGGATGCGGATCCTTGACAGCGGCTGCGAAAATCTCCTTCGCGTTGGCGAAACGTTCCAATTCGTTGGACACCGTTGATACGGCCGCCGCGCGGGCATGGTATTCATCCGACGCCAAGATACGATCAACAAGCTTCGCACTGACGTCACGAAAGCTCTCTTGAATCCACATCGCTTCGCACAGCTTCATCGCATCGCTTTCGCCGTCGATCCAGCGATCGACCGCGGCAAAGACTTCGGCTTTGGGACGCAGACGAATTTCTCGACGCACTCGGTACCGCGTACGAAGCTCGGGAACAAGCAACTCGTCGAGCAATTGGTCCACCGAAAGTGTTTCCAAGTTGATCGGCGTCAACAAAGGCTTGTTCGTGTTGACCATGCGGTAAACGCGACCGTGGGTATGATCACGGTTCGGGTCTCGCTGCGAATATTGCATGTGACCGATCAGCGCGTTGCACCAATCGCCGAACCAAATGGCGCCGTCCGGACCAATCTTGGGATCCACGGGACGGAATGTCATGTCCGTTGAAGACAAAAGATCGTCGATTCGCTCGCCAACCATGCCCGCCGAGTCTTCGTCGTCGGTCAGAGTGAATCGTGGCATGCCGTGCATGTTGATCACGCACGCATAGATGAATTGGCCCTGCATCGATTCGGGTAGATGTCGTGAGTATAAGAACTCGTTCCCGACGGCTGGTCGCATGCCTTCGTTATCGAACACGGGTTCGAGGGTCTTTCGCGTTTCGACTTCTTTGCCCGACAAGGGCGATATCCAGTGCTGCTTGGCGTTCGTGCCGTCTCCGACCATGCCGTTGTTCCAGGGGTCGAACACCAAACACCAAGGGTTGCCGTAGCCCGGCGTCACAAAGTGCCGGAACTTTTGCGTCAATGGGTCGTAGACGTAGTCGCCGCCCCGGTTGCGATTTCGAAACGCGCCCCACGGCGTTTCCAAAGTCGTCGAAAGCGAGATGCCTTCAAGCATGTGCAATTGCCCGCCGTGCGAATACTCCCACGCGCCAACCGTGTGGTGAGTATCGTCCGTCGCAATTCCGTCGATCACTTGAACCACTTCATCGGCTTGGTCGTCACCGTCGGTGTCTTTCAAGAAAAGGATTCGGGGTTCATCGACCACCAGCACGCCGCCATCAAAGAACTCGAAACCGGTTGGGCAAATCAGCTTGTCGTAGAATGTCGTTGATTTGTCCGCTTTTCCGTCGCCGTCGGTGTCTTCCAGAATCAGCAACCGATCATCGGGGCGTTTGGCGCCGGGCTGCCACTGGGGATAGTTGGGCATGCACGAAACCCACAATCGGCCCCGCGAATCGAACGCGATTTGGTTCGGATTCGCCAGTTCAGGAAACTCACGTTCCGATGCGAATAGCTCGACGCGGAAACCGTCGGGCATGCTCATCATCTCGATGGACTCTTCGGGCGTCGGATAAACCAACACCTCTGGCTCGCGCATTTGACGAAAGTTTTCGTCTCGAGTTCCGAACATGGTTTCGGGGGTGAAGACTTCGCCGGTCTGCGAATCGTCGGGCTGTTCCGCAACCGGTCGGTCCGCCGCCAGATCCCAAATGTATTGGTCGCGGACGGAGTTCATCGACCGGATTTTGCGGTACTCGGTCGGAAAAGTTTCCGTGTCCCAGGTGCGTCGGCCACCGTAGACGTACCAACCGTTGAGCATCCGATAGTCTTGTTGGTGCAGCCAGGATTTGTCGTTAACCGTTTGGCGCACGGCGTCATAGCGAGGGTTCGCGGTCGGA
Above is a window of Rubripirellula tenax DNA encoding:
- a CDS encoding PrsW family glutamic-type intramembrane protease; the encoded protein is MTWQHWLRVKTQDPTFLWTMTLSILVTGVAAGWLAQFAPKSKNVDSKSIHDAIAMGWESPDDLTSWLQAMDDDVPFDFRLVAISHLELDDDQSAAWSAVDLTSGSTQRGIASQLLLSIALGKPTPQLDQMANTAPATRHANQAIGALHLSQRSFGTAGKYFEREGLFEDAEIARQFALDVYGAANDSAAIERLAKLPPYAPLISPSERLLIAESNRDWTEIFRVIVPLTAERFKQGFATLLAIIAGIGWFVLAARMGRAGTREGARLWLCGLAIVMGGLSIPVTSLVNIWQELDWGITESNDLIEGIKFYVLGVGFREEFAKLLMLLPLMPIIVRRRSPIEALIVSACVGLGFAIVENMGYFARSSSTDSMGRFLTANFAHMSMTGLIGLSFARFFWKKQDISHALLTFLLVMLAHGFYDATIAVPGLQDLSIAGTIIFILLAYAFFHEVRSEYQQTPETISLTASFLFIVSMLTAITFVYVSWRMGFAASVTLLAVDVLGLGVMVYMYLREMPNSLIH
- a CDS encoding PVC-type heme-binding CxxCH protein, which produces MKLKQLFCSLFFGCMTVSVSHADQTDALTIQAGEKIAAVGNSLAERMNLFGHFETRLHLGHPDANIRFRNFGWPADEVDERQRPGSYTTIDDPLKVFSPTLLMCFYGTNESFDGNDQASVDQFVANYRNWIGELSSEYADTDHPVRFVLVSPAAFESTDNPLHPDASDRNASLRIYSDAIREMAQKDGHRFVDVWTPTAKAFSAQPGAQYTINGVHLNEAGDRLLAEIMDRSLFGDGSADPTANPRYDAVRQTVNDKSWLHQQDYRMLNGWYVYGGRRTWDTETFPTEYRKIRSMNSVRDQYIWDLAADRPVAEQPDDSQTGEVFTPETMFGTRDENFRQMREPEVLVYPTPEESIEMMSMPDGFRVELFASEREFPELANPNQIAFDSRGRLWVSCMPNYPQWQPGAKRPDDRLLILEDTDGDGKADKSTTFYDKLICPTGFEFFDGGVLVVDEPRILFLKDTDGDDQADEVVQVIDGIATDDTHHTVGAWEYSHGGQLHMLEGISLSTTLETPWGAFRNRNRGGDYVYDPLTQKFRHFVTPGYGNPWCLVFDPWNNGMVGDGTNAKQHWISPLSGKEVETRKTLEPVFDNEGMRPAVGNEFLYSRHLPESMQGQFIYACVINMHGMPRFTLTDDEDSAGMVGERIDDLLSSTDMTFRPVDPKIGPDGAIWFGDWCNALIGHMQYSQRDPNRDHTHGRVYRMVNTNKPLLTPINLETLSVDQLLDELLVPELRTRYRVRREIRLRPKAEVFAAVDRWIDGESDAMKLCEAMWIQESFRDVSAKLVDRILASDEYHARAAAVSTVSNELERFANAKEIFAAAVKDPHPRVRLEAVRAISFLESDDATELALSVTNQPMDYWIEYTLEHTLHATKPWWEKHNKDAEFLASSSDQAKLHFKRYLTASGPGGAAAAPLDIAENVDANPRARKKAIAKLVDIRGGNAGRGEGVFKQVCSACHMVGDLGKKFGPDLSDVASRMDAKKLVTSILMPNEEISKGYETVLLLTYDGTTHNGFILREDDESITLGIANGKEETLLKGDIEIRKEMKASSMPEGLAKTIAPIEFLDLVEYLKRQRDVRGVEKDGWVSTSYRKPLPLREHQSAVEISRDAGLRLGDGFSRTSHNNELHLFLSPFERTDFDFAFHSDHDTERPFITIALAKSQPIRHLWLRNRLSSQFYGREDGITVWVSDDDKDYRKVWSADSMDGEVMIDLPEGTIGKFIRVGLSGKGTFHLMQAVVYGDK
- a CDS encoding Orn/Lys/Arg family decarboxylase, which gives rise to MKFRFPILIIDEDYRSENTSGLGIRALAEAMEGEGAEVIGATSYGDLSQFAQQQSRASAFILSIDDEEVMSSDEEEGPAIGKLREFIQEIRFKNNDIPIFLYGETRTSAHIPNDILRELHGFIHMFEDTPEFVARHILREARSYTDGLAPPFFRALLDYARDGSYSWHCPGHSGGVAFLKSPVGQMFHQFFGENMLRADVCNAVEELGQLLDHTGPVAASERNAARIFNADHCFFVTNGTSTSNKMVWHSTVASGDIVVVDRNCHKSILHSIIMTGAVPVFLTPKRNHFGLIGPIPLEEFLPENIQKKIDANPFARAVQEANPGRKPRILTITQSTYDGIVYNVEMLEELLDGKIGTLHFDEAWLPHATFHDFYRNMHAIGRDRPRCEESMVFATHSTHKLLAGISQASQILVKEPKNQKLDRHIFNEAYLMHTSTSPQYAIIASCDVAAAMMEPPGGTALVEESILEALNFRRAMRKVDAEWGDDWWFQVWGPDEIPEHGIGEQSDWILKADDEWHGFGHLADGFNMLDPIKGTVITPGLNLHGQFAETGIPASIVTRYLAEHGVIVEKAGLYSFFIMFTIGITKGRWNTLVSALQQFKDDYDKNLPMWKILPEFAAKFPKYESVGLRDLSHAIHDTYKQSDIARVTTEMYLSEITPAMLPYVAYDKMTHREIDRVEIDDLLGRVTAVLLTPYPPGIPLLIPGECFNQTIIEYLQFARKFNERFPGFETDIHGLVTETVNGVRKYHVDCIRTKPDQELEQNTASAVKNLVATN